Proteins encoded together in one Carassius auratus strain Wakin chromosome 32, ASM336829v1, whole genome shotgun sequence window:
- the LOC113051397 gene encoding procollagen C-endopeptidase enhancer 2-like isoform X1, protein MWGDLCMWHLGLLILGFRWVQGQSQTNFTRPVFLCGGHLVTDSGFVASEGFPSHYKPNSKCTWYITVPEGHVVMLQFRIFDLEADPTCRYDYVDVYNGHSYTVQKLGRFCGTFRPGALISTSNTMMLEMASDGSTGGRGFLAYFSGGKPHVDENQFCGGRLTKPQGSVKTPNWPESDYPAGISCSWHISVEPNMVIEVKFEKLDLELDTYCRYDYVALFNGGETDDSRRIGRFCGDMVPDAVVTNGNQLLVHFVSDLSVTAAGFMAHYRSVPRGSRTATATLDTVHGPRVNTSPSKPTAPSARPKPTPSRPTPKPRSKPTPKPKTVTRSGARITPKPAVKVPTKRPTPKPTVRPQPKPTRTTAKPKVKPGVKPTTKPKTSPISKPGNKTTTKAVSNRQCSLPCKRIGTLVTRFCPSQFVLTGKVTSLTPGSQGSAEAEVSIIKVYKAGRLQFRKRGPTRSATLTVTCMKCPALRKGVNYVLMGQVNGEGVGILTPSSFALQYKSVHDKELASLAKKTC, encoded by the exons ATGTGGGGTGATTTGTGCATGTGGCACTTGGGGCTTCTGATTTTGGGGTTCAGATGGGTGCAAGGACAAAGCCAGACCAACTTCACAAG GCCTGTATTCCTGTGTGGTGGTCATTTGGTGACAGACTCAGGGTTTGTGGCCAGTGAGGGTTTCCCCTCTCATTATAAACCAAACTCCAAATGCACCTGGTACATCACA GTTCCAGAAGGTCATGTTGTGATGCTCCAGTTCAGGATCTTTGATCTAGAGGCGGATCCCACCTGCCGCTACGACTACGTGGATGTCTATAATGGACACTCGTACACAGTGCAGAAACTGGGCCGCTTCTGTGGGACGTTCCGACCCGGAGCCCTCATCTCCACCTCCAACACCATGATGCTGGAGATGGCGTCTGATGGCAGCACAGGGGGAAGGGGATTTCTGGCTTATTTTAGTGGCGGGAAACCACATGTCGATG AGAATCAGTTCTGTGGTGGCAGACTGACGAAGCCTCAAGGTTCAGTGAAGACACCGAACTGGCCAGAATCTGATTACCCAGCAGGCATCAGCTGCTCTTGGCACATATCTGTGGAGCCCAACATG GTGATTGAGGTTAAGTTTGAGAAGCTGGACTTGGAATTAGACACATACTGTCGTTATGACTACGTGGCCCTGTTCAACGGGGGCGAGACCGACGACTCTCGACGTATTGGCAGATTCTGCGGAGACATGGTTCCAGA TGCGGTTGTGACCAATGGAAACCAGCTTCTGGTGCACTTTGTATCAGATCTGAGTGTGACAGCTGCAGGCTTTATGGCTCACTACCGGAGTGTTCCCCGCGGCTCCCGCACAGCCACTGCTACCCTGGACACAGTACACGGGCCAAGAGTCAACACTTCACCTTCTAAACCCACAGCTCCATCAGCAAGACCCAAGCCTACACCATCCAGACCAACTCCCAAGCCAAGATCAAAACCTACACCCAAGCCCAAAACTGTCACAAGATCTGGTGCAAGAATCACACCAAAACCTGCTGTAAAAGTGCCGACAAAGAGGCCTACACCTAAACCCACAGTTAGACCTCAACCGAAACCAACAAGAACTACAGCAAAGCCAAAAGTAAAGCCTGGTGTCAAACCAACAACAAAGCCAAAGACCAGTCCCATCTCAAAACCTGGGAACAAAACTACAACAAAAGCAG TGAGCAACCGACAGTGTTCTCTACCATGCAAGAGAATAGGCACACTCGTGACCCGCTTCTGCCCAAGTCAATTTG TATTGACTGGTAAAGTGACATCACTCACCCCTGGATCTCAAGGAAGTGCTGAAGCTGAGGTGTCCATTATTAAGGTCTATAAGGCAGGTAGACTTCAATTCAGAAAGAGAGGGCCCACCAGGTCTGCCACACTGACCGTAACATGCATGAAGTGTCCAGCACTGCGTAAAG GAGTGAACTATGTGCTGATGGGCCAGGTGAATGGCGAAGGTGTTGGCATTCTGACACCATCCAGCTTTGCTCTTCAGTATAAGTCAGTGCATGACAAAGAACTGGCCAGCCTCGCAAAGAAAACATGTTGA
- the LOC113051397 gene encoding procollagen C-endopeptidase enhancer 2-like isoform X2: MLQFRIFDLEADPTCRYDYVDVYNGHSYTVQKLGRFCGTFRPGALISTSNTMMLEMASDGSTGGRGFLAYFSGGKPHVDENQFCGGRLTKPQGSVKTPNWPESDYPAGISCSWHISVEPNMVIEVKFEKLDLELDTYCRYDYVALFNGGETDDSRRIGRFCGDMVPDAVVTNGNQLLVHFVSDLSVTAAGFMAHYRSVPRGSRTATATLDTVHGPRVNTSPSKPTAPSARPKPTPSRPTPKPRSKPTPKPKTVTRSGARITPKPAVKVPTKRPTPKPTVRPQPKPTRTTAKPKVKPGVKPTTKPKTSPISKPGNKTTTKAVSNRQCSLPCKRIGTLVTRFCPSQFVLTGKVTSLTPGSQGSAEAEVSIIKVYKAGRLQFRKRGPTRSATLTVTCMKCPALRKGVNYVLMGQVNGEGVGILTPSSFALQYKSVHDKELASLAKKTC, translated from the exons ATGCTCCAGTTCAGGATCTTTGATCTAGAGGCGGATCCCACCTGCCGCTACGACTACGTGGATGTCTATAATGGACACTCGTACACAGTGCAGAAACTGGGCCGCTTCTGTGGGACGTTCCGACCCGGAGCCCTCATCTCCACCTCCAACACCATGATGCTGGAGATGGCGTCTGATGGCAGCACAGGGGGAAGGGGATTTCTGGCTTATTTTAGTGGCGGGAAACCACATGTCGATG AGAATCAGTTCTGTGGTGGCAGACTGACGAAGCCTCAAGGTTCAGTGAAGACACCGAACTGGCCAGAATCTGATTACCCAGCAGGCATCAGCTGCTCTTGGCACATATCTGTGGAGCCCAACATG GTGATTGAGGTTAAGTTTGAGAAGCTGGACTTGGAATTAGACACATACTGTCGTTATGACTACGTGGCCCTGTTCAACGGGGGCGAGACCGACGACTCTCGACGTATTGGCAGATTCTGCGGAGACATGGTTCCAGA TGCGGTTGTGACCAATGGAAACCAGCTTCTGGTGCACTTTGTATCAGATCTGAGTGTGACAGCTGCAGGCTTTATGGCTCACTACCGGAGTGTTCCCCGCGGCTCCCGCACAGCCACTGCTACCCTGGACACAGTACACGGGCCAAGAGTCAACACTTCACCTTCTAAACCCACAGCTCCATCAGCAAGACCCAAGCCTACACCATCCAGACCAACTCCCAAGCCAAGATCAAAACCTACACCCAAGCCCAAAACTGTCACAAGATCTGGTGCAAGAATCACACCAAAACCTGCTGTAAAAGTGCCGACAAAGAGGCCTACACCTAAACCCACAGTTAGACCTCAACCGAAACCAACAAGAACTACAGCAAAGCCAAAAGTAAAGCCTGGTGTCAAACCAACAACAAAGCCAAAGACCAGTCCCATCTCAAAACCTGGGAACAAAACTACAACAAAAGCAG TGAGCAACCGACAGTGTTCTCTACCATGCAAGAGAATAGGCACACTCGTGACCCGCTTCTGCCCAAGTCAATTTG TATTGACTGGTAAAGTGACATCACTCACCCCTGGATCTCAAGGAAGTGCTGAAGCTGAGGTGTCCATTATTAAGGTCTATAAGGCAGGTAGACTTCAATTCAGAAAGAGAGGGCCCACCAGGTCTGCCACACTGACCGTAACATGCATGAAGTGTCCAGCACTGCGTAAAG GAGTGAACTATGTGCTGATGGGCCAGGTGAATGGCGAAGGTGTTGGCATTCTGACACCATCCAGCTTTGCTCTTCAGTATAAGTCAGTGCATGACAAAGAACTGGCCAGCCTCGCAAAGAAAACATGTTGA
- the LOC113051395 gene encoding membrane progesterone receptor epsilon-like has translation MWSLPLLRHTEVPPKVTENFILSGYRFPNYSLRECLASAFRPTNETGNFWTHFLPIFVFTYHFLEVFTWEGAPEPSNPFFYPFWNYFLGVLYLLLGSSLAHLLNSMSLIIREICFFVDYGTISAYTVGSSLAYYYYIHPQAGIPEIGFEGQNSTQRKSLNADEESWLSASFHTQVQQFFESLYIPSSCLIAIICVITCCNTRQCWRKYRYAVRTLVFLLPFFISSTPVFYRLSMSSPSSSSPHLFSTMAAFFYRHCFWLVVSAIFNISKIPERFSPGIFDIWGHSHQWFHCCTFLSILDELQMIKVEMWDLLLNPTLVLSSATPPRLPGPTLWSTYGVMVLLQGCIACVIAWFGWQAYQIYQPEQKKIKGH, from the coding sequence ATGTGGTCACTTCCATTACTACGTCACACTGAAGTTCCACCAAAAGTGACTGAGAACTTCATTCTGTCTGGTTATCGTTTCCCCAACTACAGTCTACGGGAGTGCCTAGCCTCTGCTTTTCGTCCCACCAATGAGACCGGAAACTTCTGGACACACTTCCTCCCCATCTTTGTGTTCACCTATCACTTTCTGGAGGTTTTCACATGGGAAGGAGCACCTGAACCTAGCAATCCTTTTTTCTACCCTTTCTGGAACTACTTCCTGGGAGTGTTGTACCTGCTGCTAGGCAGCAGTTTGGCTCATCTCCTCAACTCCATGTCACTCATCATTCGTGAAATCTGTTTCTTTGTGGACTATGGGACTATTAGTGCGTATACAGTGGGTTCTTCACTAGCGTATTACTactacatccatcctcaagcagGAATACCAGAGATTGGATTTGAGGGACAGAACTCTACTCAAAGAAAGAGCCTGAACGCTGATGAAGAGTCttggctctctgcatcttttcACACTCAGGTCCAACAGTTCTTTGAAAGCCTCTACATCCCCTCCTCCTGTCTGATCGCTATCATATGCGTCATCACCTGCTGTAACACCAGACAGTGCTGGCGGAAGTACCGCTATGCTGTCCGCACCCTCGTCTTCCTCCTTCCGTTTTTCATCTCCTCTACACCTGTCTTCTATCGTCTCTCCATGAGCTCTCCGTCATCCTCCTCCCCTCATCTGTTCTCCACCATGGCTGCCTTCTTCTACCGTCATTGCTTTTGGCTGGTGGTATCTGCCATCTTCAATATCAGTAAGATCCCAGAACGTTTTTCTCCTGGGATCTTTGATATCTGGGGTCACAGCCATCAGTGGTTCCATTGCTGCACGTTCCTGTCGATACTGGACGAGCTGCAAATGATCAAAGTGGAGATGTGGGACCTGcttctcaacccaactttggtaCTTTCATCTGCAACGCCACCTAGGCTTCCTGGACCAACACTCTGGTCCACCTATGGGGTCATGGTGCTCCTGCAGGGGTGCATAGCATGTGTCATAGCCTGGTTTGGTTGGCAGGCATATCAGATCTACCAACCAGAGCAAAAAAAGATAAAGGGACATTAG